The Shewanella mesophila genome contains the following window.
TAAAACAAGAACTACTGATGGAGTTTAAACGAGGGCCAACTCACTTTTATCGTCGCTGGAAAAAAGCCAAGGCTCTGATAGGCAAACGTATCATTACCGTATCAGATGGTATTGCCGATGAATTGAGAAACACGCGCTGGTTAAAACCTATAAGCGTGCAAAGTATCTATAATCCTTTTCGAATAGATGAGATCGAGCAAAAAGTTAACGAAAATGTCCCAGGAATACCTGATGAACCCTTTATGATCCATATTGGTCGAGTCACACGGCAAAAACGCTTAGATATTCTCTTTCAAACTTTGAAAGCCATGCCTTCTGCGCCAAAACTTGTGTTACTGACAAATCGTCCAGAGAAGGCACGAAAACTGGCTAAAAAATACGGTGTTGAGGATCGAATAATCACACCCGGCTTCCAAAGTAATCCTTATGCATGGATTGCCAAAGCCAAATTAATGTTGCTCAGCTCTGATTTCGAAGGCTTGCCTACGGTGCTGATTGAATCCTTACTTTGTGGCACCCCAGTGGTCAGTACGAATTGTCCTCATGGACCAAGCGAAATTTTAACGGGTGATTTAGCTCAATATCTTGTGCCCTGTCGCGCCCCAGAACAACTGGCGGCCAAGGCACTGGAGTGCCTGGACAACCCACCATCATTAACTCAGCTTGAAATAAGAGCAAAGGTCGAAAGTCACTATATTGCTCAGCAGTATATTAAGTTATGCGAGAATGAAGGCGCGGTAAATTAGACCTGTATTTTTTATAATCAAGCCCTTGGCAAGTAATACCTCTTGCCAAGGTGACTTCATCTAACCTTTACCATTTCCAATAACCAAGTTTCCTGCGCATTTTAAAGTGGCGTAGTAAATTCAGCGGTTTGGGTTTTAGATCGGCAATGCCATTCTCAATCAGCTTGTCTGTGGCAGCAAGCACTCGCTCACTAGAATAGCCATCTCTGTAAGGGTGGATCTCATCGCAATATTGCTCAATTTCGGCCATCAGTTCTGGCGGACGTGTCAGCACCTTCTCTAAGGCAGGTTGAATATCTTCCAGCTGTTCGACGTTTACTAAATGGGTTCTCTGAGTATGATTATTGAACGTGACCACAGGCTTTCCCTGTAGCAAGAACATAATCAATATCGATGAGGTATCACACAACATCACATCTGCAGCTTGCAGCAATGGCAGTACATTGTCGGTCTCGACAAAGGTTAAATTCTCGTTTTCCAGCGATTTATAACGCTCGACAATCTCTTTGCTCATTTTAGGGTGAAACTGCACTAACCAGCGCCAATCTCCTTGCAGAGACATAGCTTTAATCTGCTCAAAAACCACGGGAGCACAAGATAGGCTGCGAGAAAATGTGGAGCAAAACAAAATAGTAGGACGATTATCACCATCACGCTTATAGGGATTATCAACATTGTCAGTGAACATAGGATCTAATGTTGGCCATCCAGTCTCAGCCACCTTAAAGGTGCCAAATTTTTCGGCTAAGCGAATAAATGGTAGAGTCGTCGCCGGGCCTTGGGTGCAATACAGATCAAAGCAATCGCGGATCTCAAAGTGATCTTCACGTCCTTTATGATTCATTTTCCCCGCATTAAAACCATGAAACACACCGACTTTAACGCCAGGAATAAAGCTGGGAACCACATTACCAGGAACAAAGACCGCATCGGGTCGCCAAGCCTTTACATCGTCAATAGAAAGCAACTGGGTCTCACTCGGCTTTAAGAATGCCCCATCGACCTCTTTCCCCTCGAGAAACCAGCTTACTTCGTCACCTCTAGCCAGAATCACCTGTTGCAATGGCCTCAACATGGCGTATGAATAATTTTGCGCTATATAAAATAGATAACGCTTGTTGGCTCTATTCACCACAACTCTCCCCCACACACAAACTCTTCAATAATTATTTAACTAAAGCCAAATACTCTTGGGCAATTCGCGTCGCTGATACTTTCGCCAAAATATCGGCGTTAGCTACAGACGGCGGTGCCATCAAAAGTTGATCGACTTTATCGGCTAATGCTTGCGGATCTCGTCGCGGAACCAGAAACTTAGCTAATTCACCAGTTAATATCTCACTAGGCCCGTGAGGACAATCGGTACTCACAACAGGCGTCCCACAGGCTAAGGACTCTATTAATACCGTAGGTAACCCTTCAAAGTCCGAACTCAGTACGAGCGCTTTGGCATGCTTGATCCAAGGAAATGGATTAGGTTGAAATCCGGGGATCACCACTCGATGCGCCACCCCATATTTTTGCGCAGCTTTTAGCGCCTTCTTAGGGTTATGGCATAAGAGCACTACCGGGAGCTGACTTTTCATCTTCGCGATAGATTGAAAAAGAATATCGTGACGCTTCTGTTTAACAAAACGACCTATATGGATCAGGTAGTCACCATCGGGTATTCCTTGAGTTTCCTGCTGTGCTAACTCGGTAATATCCTCAAACTCGAACGGATTATAAATACATCGAATAGAGGCTGGCGAGATTCGCTTTGTCCGGGTAATTTCATCGGCAATCCCTTGAGACACTGTGACGAGATGATGACCATTTAAGGCTTTCTTTGCCCATAACTTCTTCAAATACGCAAAGGGCCCAAGCTTAGCATGACGAGCTAGCTCCTCTTCCACCGATGCATGCACCACCACAAACAGCGGCGCGACGCCTGTTTTAGCCATAAGGCGATTGGTCTTGTCTAAATTGGATAAAAATAGATCAAACTTGCCAATCTTAGACTCTATCTCTTTGATCTTATTCGATAGCTTGGTGACTGCTGGAGTCAAATGCCAAAAACGATTGAAATCACTATCTTTTTTATCGAAACAAATATGGATCGGCAGATAACTAGGTATATCAAATGCGACATCATCGGACATCACTAGAAAATGAGGCTCATGGCCCGATTCAGTCAACTCTTTCGCGAGAGTCAACATAACCTTCTCTGCGCCACCACCAGCCAAG
Protein-coding sequences here:
- a CDS encoding glycosyltransferase; its protein translation is MRIAIAIDSLAGGGAEKVMLTLAKELTESGHEPHFLVMSDDVAFDIPSYLPIHICFDKKDSDFNRFWHLTPAVTKLSNKIKEIESKIGKFDLFLSNLDKTNRLMAKTGVAPLFVVVHASVEEELARHAKLGPFAYLKKLWAKKALNGHHLVTVSQGIADEITRTKRISPASIRCIYNPFEFEDITELAQQETQGIPDGDYLIHIGRFVKQKRHDILFQSIAKMKSQLPVVLLCHNPKKALKAAQKYGVAHRVVIPGFQPNPFPWIKHAKALVLSSDFEGLPTVLIESLACGTPVVSTDCPHGPSEILTGELAKFLVPRRDPQALADKVDQLLMAPPSVANADILAKVSATRIAQEYLALVK
- a CDS encoding CDP-glycerol glycerophosphotransferase family protein, with product MLRPLQQVILARGDEVSWFLEGKEVDGAFLKPSETQLLSIDDVKAWRPDAVFVPGNVVPSFIPGVKVGVFHGFNAGKMNHKGREDHFEIRDCFDLYCTQGPATTLPFIRLAEKFGTFKVAETGWPTLDPMFTDNVDNPYKRDGDNRPTILFCSTFSRSLSCAPVVFEQIKAMSLQGDWRWLVQFHPKMSKEIVERYKSLENENLTFVETDNVLPLLQAADVMLCDTSSILIMFLLQGKPVVTFNNHTQRTHLVNVEQLEDIQPALEKVLTRPPELMAEIEQYCDEIHPYRDGYSSERVLAATDKLIENGIADLKPKPLNLLRHFKMRRKLGYWKW
- a CDS encoding glycosyltransferase; translation: MKRIAIFCHNLFANGTVKVALTQAEVLQEAGQEVHLFIFNRGGDFTPPQNVKIHYVFESQKSLSLANQQQRLQQVVQDVENEVGNFSLFLSNSTDCDLVVSGCKFDPCYYFCHCALKQELLMEFKRGPTHFYRRWKKAKALIGKRIITVSDGIADELRNTRWLKPISVQSIYNPFRIDEIEQKVNENVPGIPDEPFMIHIGRVTRQKRLDILFQTLKAMPSAPKLVLLTNRPEKARKLAKKYGVEDRIITPGFQSNPYAWIAKAKLMLLSSDFEGLPTVLIESLLCGTPVVSTNCPHGPSEILTGDLAQYLVPCRAPEQLAAKALECLDNPPSLTQLEIRAKVESHYIAQQYIKLCENEGAVN